From Cecembia calidifontis, one genomic window encodes:
- a CDS encoding ArsR family transcriptional regulator, whose protein sequence is MLDYLITSKTRLRLLIKFFSNPKNQGHLRGLAEEFGESTNSIRKELNHLSEAGLLLKIADNNKIDYKANTEHPLFSNLHDLIQKYLGFDKLLATVLERMGDVNEVALVGDYARGLHTGRLKVQIAGEEVNGEYLERLSERIKELIDNEVEFQVTDQITHPEALFLYQKSC, encoded by the coding sequence ATGCTGGATTATTTAATTACATCCAAGACCAGACTCAGACTTTTGATCAAGTTTTTTAGCAATCCTAAAAATCAGGGACACCTGCGTGGATTGGCGGAAGAATTTGGTGAGTCAACCAATTCCATCAGGAAAGAGCTGAATCACCTGTCAGAGGCAGGTTTGTTGTTGAAGATAGCCGATAACAACAAGATAGATTATAAAGCCAATACAGAACATCCGTTATTTTCAAATTTGCATGACCTGATCCAAAAATATTTGGGTTTTGACAAGCTATTAGCTACAGTATTGGAGAGAATGGGGGATGTGAATGAGGTGGCTTTGGTAGGGGATTATGCCAGAGGGCTCCATACCGGAAGACTCAAGGTTCAGATAGCCGGAGAGGAAGTGAATGGGGAATATTTGGAGAGGCTTTCTGAGCGTATCAAAGAATTGATTGACAATGAGGTGGAGTTTCAGGTGACCGATCAGATCACCCATCCTGAAGCCTTGTTTTTGTACCAAAAATCCTGCTGA